The proteins below come from a single Drosophila miranda strain MSH22 chromosome Y unlocalized genomic scaffold, D.miranda_PacBio2.1 Contig_Y1_pilon, whole genome shotgun sequence genomic window:
- the LOC117191259 gene encoding uncharacterized protein LOC117191259: MNRTCILNWLDKSRSCPTCQNNVTRNSLLEVLSENVADHNLNLETNSLERILLTNSQKKKKRQSQQSNEIVDLEDNSNVLSNSASADNPNQDVGFLEQRILSQVDHRITSQISQMQSMISELSRQISKLTTDRAGRTDAIPNFHTNADDNGNNNEPDWGRRTTRASSLNLERDVPTFIPNEYRNSSNLPERNDSFNLSRDVGKVENLISSWKVQYNGSRNGMPVGKFIYMITALTNDSLRGNFEVLCEHIHILFSGRASEWFWRYRRTVDRVNWSDLCKSLNSYFLEPLSDDDVRELIRDRKQQIRESFDEFHNGVMHLVDRLQYPISESQLTSILKRNLRPFMRKELFYIEINSVSQLRKLVLRREAFSEEYNTANPKANTRKQINALEYDQERSDNHLGEQEICELKRTRALEEIQCWNCRRFGHKHADCQSDKKIFCLGCGAENIIKPNCETCQENRRLSGNKNSSYRSNPQH, encoded by the exons ATGAACAG AACATGCATTTTGAATTGGCTTGATAAGTCGCGATCTTGCCCAACATGTCAAAACAATGTTACAAGAAACAGTTTATTAGAGGTTCTTTCCGAAAATGTTGCCGACCACAATCTGAACCTGGAAACAAATAGTTTGGAGAGGATTCTGTTAACTAATAgtcaaaagaagaaaaagagaCAGTCGCAGCAATCAAATGAGATAGTAGATCTCGAGGATAACAGTAACGTATTGTCTAATTCTGCTTCTGCGGATAACCCAAACCAAGATGTAGGTTTCTTAGAGCAGAGAATATTATCACAGGTAGATCATCGAATAACTTCGCAAATTAGTCAAATGCAGTCCATGATCTCGGAACTGTCTCGTCAAATTTCTAAGTTAACAACAGACAGGGCAGGAAGAACGGATGCAATACCTAACTTCCATACCAATGCAGATGATAATGGAAATAACAATGAACCTGATTGGGGAAGAAGAACTACTAGAGCTTCGTCACTTAATCTAGAAAGAGATGTACCCACCTTCATACCCAATGAATATAGAAATAGTAGCAATCTACCGGAGAGAAATGATAGTTTCAATCTAAGTCGCGATGTGGGAAAAGTAGAAAATTTGATTAGTAGCTGGAAAGTGCAGTATAATGGCTCACGCAATGGTATGCCGGTAGGGAAGTTCATATACATGATTACAGCTTTGACAAATGATAGCTTACGAGGAAACTTTGAAGTGTTGTGCGAACACATTCATATTCTCTTTAGTGGCCGAGCAAGTGAATGGTTCTGGAGATACAGACGCACTGTAGACAGAGTAAACTGGTCCGATCTTTGTAAGTCGCTGAATTCCTATTTTCTTGAACCGCTATCTGACGATGACGTGAGAGAATTGATAAGAGATCGCAAGCAGCAAATCCGCGAAAGTTTTGATGAATTTCATAACGGAGTTATGCATTTAGTAGATCGCTTACAATACCCTATTAGCGAGAGTCAACTAACGTCAATTCTGAAACGAAATCTGAGACCGTTTATGAGAAAGGAGTTGTTCTATATAGAAATCAATTCGGTTAGCCAGTTGAGAAAATTAGTCCTTAGACGAGAAGCTTTTAGTGAGGAGTATAACACCGCTAACCCGAAAGCAAACacacgaaagcaaattaaTGCATTGGAGTATGACCAAGAACGTTCAGATAACCATCTAGGAGAGCAAGAAATTTGCGAACTAAAAAGAACTAGAGCCTTAGAAGAGATTCAATGCTGGAATTGTCGCAGGTTTGGCCATAAACACGCAGATTGCCAATCTGATAAGAAGATATTTTGCTTAGGTTGCGGAGctgaaaatataataaaaccaAATTGTGAAACCTGTCAGGAAAACCGAAGGTTGAGCGGCAACAAGAACAGCAGTTACCGCTCAAATCCTCAACATTAA
- the LOC117190483 gene encoding uncharacterized protein LOC117190483, whose product MAEETMANIDKEKIVEWLLEKEVIFPASATLRQLRKLAISGGMDEVSESPVNKSDIESDGKVSENEQIDDMKEEELLDAAIRVAEKKKKLAALMVMDNYMTDDIRMVKQLIAPFSVSENDEASEWVLNFERICGGVNESSNFKLRCVRMLMKAGTEADLFMRVDKSKTYDEFKGNFLKTFGRSNSTADVVLLLKETFFNPEKNSVMGYILRMEEIAMRADIEEKLTVQFIIDGFRDRSSSIALLYSASTIGKLKKLARQYEALRKSTQTNFKRTETTASGNDRSQVRCYNC is encoded by the coding sequence ATGGCCGAGGAGACCATGGCAAACATTGACAAAGAAAAAATTGTAGAGTGGTTGCTGGAGAAGGAGGTCATTTTTCCAGCCAGCGCAACACTAAGGCAACTTCGTAAGCTTGCCATAAGTGGTGGAATGGACGAAGTTTCTGAAAGTCCGGTGAATAAATCGGATATTGAATCGGATGGAAAAGTGTCTGAAAATGAGCAGATCGACGATATGAAAGAAGAAGAATTACTTGACGCCGCAATAAGGGTGGCtgagaaaaagaagaaactgGCTGCCTTAATGGTAATGGACAACTATATGACCGATGACATCCGAATGGTCAAGCAACTTATTGCCCCTTTTTCTGTCAGTGAAAATGATGAAGCCTCTGAATGGGTCTTGAATTTTGAACGGATTTGCGGAGGCGTGAACGAAAGCAGCAATTTTAAGCTTCGTTGTGTGCGCATGTTGATGAAGGCGGGAACAGAGGCGGACTTGTTCATGCGTGTCGACAAATCAAAGACTTACGACGAGTTTAAGGGAAACTTCCTTAAAACTTTTGGCCGCAGCAATTCAACTGCCGACGTGGTACTTCTGTTGAAGGAAACCTTTTTCAACCCGGAGAAAAACTCCGTAATGGGATATATTCTTCGCATGGAAGAAATTGCTATGCGTGCCGACATCGAAGAGAAATTGACAGTGCAGTTCATCATTGATGGTTTTCGTGATCGATCTTCCAGTATCGCCTTATTGTATTCAGCGTCGACCATCGGAAAACTTAAGAAGCTAGCTCGACAATACGAGGCTTTGAGGAAGAGTACCCAGACGAATTTTAAGCGTACTGAGACGACCGCTTCCGGAAATGACCGGAGCCAGGTGCGCTGCTATAATTGTTGA